TCACAATGCGGGCCACGTGCACGAGGTGCCCCGTGGGCTCGCAAACGAACGCCGTGGATTGGTATGCTTCCGGATATTGCGCCGCTGTATAAAAAGCGTGGCCTGATGCCGCGGTGAACCCGCCGAACACATCCACCTGCCGCACATGCGCTGTAACGGGATGCATGGCATAGTGGCCGTCTATCTTCACGCTTCCGGCGATAGCCGCTCCCTCCACACCTTTCAACGCGGCATTCGGAATGCCCATATAAACGCTGTGGGTATTATTGGCCGTGGATGCAAAAATATCGTTCGCCGCATTAAAGCCGAAGCCCCAGGTGTTGTTGCTCGTCGGCGTCATGAATTCGAATTTCGACGCATCCGGTTCAAACCGGTACACGCCCTGGCTGAATTCCTGGTACTGCCCGCCGGCATTGCCTTTGAAGCCGGAATACCCTACCGTTCCCCAAATCATGTTATCCATGCCATATTGCAGGTTCGACGGGCCGGCATGCGTATCGAAAGTACCCCATCCCGTGATGAGCGTTTTGCGCACATCGGCTTTATCGTCGCCATTCGTATCCTGCAAAAACAGAAAATGCGGCGCCTGCGACACAATCACCCCGCCATTCGCAAAAACGAGGCTGGTGGGGATGTTCAGTTTGTCGGCGAAGATGGTGAACTTATCCGCCTTTCCGTCGCCGTCGGTATCCTCGCAGATCTTGATCCGGTCGTCGCCCTGCCCTTCCGTGCCGCGCACGGTATTGGGATAATCCACGGTTTCGATCACCCAAAGACGGCCTTTTTCATCCCAGGCCATGGCGATGGGATTGATGATATCCGGTTCGGAAGCGAAAAGCTGCAATTCGAACCCGGGCGGCACCTGTATGAGCTTCGCCGAGGAATCCGGGCTGAGCGGCAGCTGGAACCGGGGCGCGGGATCACGTTTTTCATAATTGGGAATATTCGCTTCGTCGCGGTATTGCAGCGTGGGCATGGTTTTGCGGAAAGCCTCCCATTTGCGGCGGGCTTTGTCGCCCGCAGCCCAGAGAATACCGTTTTTCATCAGTTGATGGAAACCAGGGTGGCCCCAGGTACGCTCGTCGTGGCCGTAAGCCGTGTAGAACACGCGGCCGGCGCCATATTGTTTCACCCAAGTCCAGGGCTCGTTGCGGCCGTTTTCGGGGCGTTCCTGCAGCACAGTCCTGTCGTCGGACAGGTGATCGTGCACATAGGTTTCGTCCCAGGTAATAAAAGGCGTGAGGCCCTGCGTTACGGGGTGGGTGGTATCGAGGGTGGTAACGTGAAAAGTGGCCGTGTCGTGGGATTTGAACTGCCCGCCCACCATTTTCACGAATTCGTCGGAATTGCGGAAGCAGTAGCTGGCGCAATGTACCGGAACAAAACCCTTACCCCCTCGCACAAAGCCCAGCAGCGCGGCTTCCTGGGAAGGCGTGATGGAATCGTGGTTGGCGTAGAGCATCAATACATCGTACTGTTGGAGGTTTTCGTCGGTGAGGACGGCCGGATCGTCGGCATACGTGAACTGGATGCCTTCCGTAGCGAGCGCGGAGGCCAGCAGCGGCATGTATTGCGCGGAATGATGATGGGTGGAAGCGTGGCCCAGGAATAACACCTGCATCGGCCCTTCCTGCTCCTTGCCGCAGGCGGCAAACAGCATCGTGGTTAAAACGAGGACTAAGACGTGGAATCGAATTTTCATGCTTATCTGAATTCAATCCCAAATTCCGAAATAAAAAATTGGCGTCATTCCTCGATTATGTCGCATTCAGACTGTATTTTGTCATGAAATCCCGCTTTACATCTTAATAATGACAAATAAAAGGTAACATGAAAGCCGTTCAAAAAGCCCGCATATCACCGGACAGCGCCTTTGCCGTACAGCATTTGCATGCGCCGCACTTCGATCCTAACTGGCATTTTCATGCGGAGTACCAGTTGTTTGTAGTATTGCAGGGGACGGGAACGCGTTTTATCGGCGACCATGTGGAGCCGTTTTCGCCCGGCGACCTGGTGTTTACCGGGCCCGACCTGCCGCACCTCTGGCGCAGCGACCCCGAATATTTCGAGGGCGACCGTTCGCGGCAAACGGAGGGGGTGGTGATTTATTTCCATGAAGATTTGCTGGGGCCAGCGCTCCTGTCCAAAAATGAAGCCCTGCGCATACGTCAGTTGCTGAACCGGTCGCGCCGTGGCATCCGGTTTACGGGGCATACGCAACTGGAGGCGGCCCGCCGCATGGAGGCGCTGCCAGCGCTGCGCGATTTCGACCGGGTGCTGGCGTTGCTACAATTACTGGATCTGCTCTCGCATTCCGAATCCTGCCACCTGCTGGCCGGCGCGGGTTATACGAATGCGCTCAAGGCGGAAGACACCGAGCGGATGAATAGCGTGCATGCATACGTGATGCAGCACTTCCGCGAGAAAATCAGCCTGGAAGCTGCCGCCGCCCTCGCTAATATGACGCCAACATCCTTCAGCCGCTATTTCCGCACCCACGCCAATAAGACTTTCTCCGATTTCCTGAGCGAAATACGAATCGGCTATGCCTGCAAGCTACTGCTGGAAAAAGAAATGGACGTGGCGCAAATCGCGTATGAAAGCGGCTTTCAAACCCTGTCCAACTTCAACAAACAATTCCGCGACCTTACTTCTTACAGCCCCCTCGCCTACCGCCGCGCCTATGCTGAATCTGGTTACCCAGGCACTAATCGAAATACAATGCAATGACGCATTTGCCGGGTATGGAAAACTCCTTGCTGCCATCGTCCTGTTTCTTCCCTTTGATTTCCGTACCGCCGATAGCCACGCGGCATGCAGGCAGCGATGCATTCTCATGCGGCAGCAGGCGCATCCTGCAAAACATGGCGGGGTGACCTGTAACCGCTATTTCTACGCCGTTTTCCAGTGATTTTACCGCATCTTCTGTGGGGTAATCGATGAAAACGGAGCAGTTCCATTTTTTGAGGACTTTGTAATGCCGCGATACGATCCCGAAGGGAACGCCGGCGCCATACACTTCCTGTCCCACGGTACCAGACTGGTTCCACCCGTCCTGCAGATCTTCGATGGGTATCCAGGTATCCGTTTCGATCTCGCCGGTTTTGGGTGTTTCGACCAACATTTCCTTCCTGACCATCGGCGGGAAATAAAATGCGCAGCGATGGATCATGAACCGGATGAATTCCGACAGCAGCAGGGTGATGTGTTCCGGCAATTTCGCTTCCTTCGCCATTTTCAGATAGTCGTGCATAGCGGAAAGCACCTCTATTTCTTCATACACCGCGGCATACGGCGCATCCTTCAGCGGGAAAAGCATGAAAAAGGTCGGGTATTGTTTGCCATGACCGTAATCGCAATCCCACAGGGAGGTGTTGCGTATGATGGTAGCCAGGGCTGTGAGGCTGGTTTTCAGAAATACCTTTTCCTTTTTGATGAGATACAACCGCAGCAGTGCTTTGGCGCCGAAAGCGGTTACGTTTGCCTGGTAGAACAGGCTGAAGCCTTTGTTTTCCAGCGAACGCCCCGCGGCGGCGGCTTCTTCAAGATATCGCTCCTCCCCTGATATTTCGTACATCAACAACATCAGGTGCGCGTAAATCCCCGCCACGTCGTGTTCTCCGCCTTTGCCGGGCTCCGTTTCAGCCTTCAGTACTTCCAGCGTGTCTACATGATAGAACACCGGCCATTCATAATTGAAATGGTGCGCTACCTTGATGGCATACTCCACGGAATGGACGAGCATTTCCTTCACTTCTTCCACGCCCTGCATCACCATCCGCGCCAGGTTCACGAGCGGATGGTGCAGGTACCAGGAATCCATCGTGCGGGGGTGCTTCTGCTCTTCCGAACGGTCCAGCTTGTGCGAGGCCGACGGGAGCCACCGGCCGATGGATTCGATCTTTTCATCGTAGAAAGCATGCAGGTTTTGCTGGATCGTTTCAACGATTTTCAGTTTCGGCCCCTCTGTCCACTTTTCGTATTCCATTAACGGCAATAGCACGGCGAGTTGCACCATAATTTCCGGCGCGGTGTCGTAATCGCAGAGGTAGGCGTTCAGGTAGGATTGTCCGCCGGAGCGGTACCAGCAGCCGGGGTTTACCTGCAGATCCCTGAGCGTGCCCTGCAGCACATTGTCCCAGGGCTTGTAACTCGTTGCCGGTAACGGCAGTTGGAGATACAACCTGCCCAGCATTTGCAGGAAAAGCGCGGCCATGTCGTTTTCATCTTCCGGTTTGTTCTCCTGCATCATCAGGAATGCGTCATTAATCGTAATTTCCGTATCCACAGGCAGCGGATCGTCCGGCGCAGGCGGAAGGCCGAAGCCCAGTTCGGGCCATGCGCCGCCAACGGTGCCGCCCAGGCTTTTGCGCGTATAGCTGGCATAGTCGTTCAGTGCCGTGAGATTTTGCAGATACAGGAACGCGCAGGGATCGGTGCTCTCGATCCCACCAAAGAGCCATCCCGTGCGGATGCCTTCCTGCTGCACATACAATTTGCCTTTGAAGGGCTCATTTGTCAGGGAAGGCCGGCAAACCATCAGGTCCCGGGGCCAGAAAGGTATGCGCAGCGCGGTTTTCGGTGTCAGCTTGGTGGTGCAGCGGATGATGGGAACGGAAGGGTCGGGAAGGGAGATATGGATATGATAACGGCCCACGGAGCATTCCGCCTGCATCCGGAACGAATCGCCCCCTGCATCCGTATGCAATAACTTGAAACCATTGCCTGGGAAATAACCGGATCGCAGCGCCAGCACCGTTTGGTTCCTGACGGAAATTTTCAACCACAACGAGTCGTCCGAAACATGTGCCTCGTATTCGATATTGCCTGTTTTCCTATGCCACAACGCCCCGGTTTCGGGCCTTCCGTCGAAATGATACCAGGGAGAAAAGCCTTTCATGCGTAACAATTTTGAGTTAACCGGGACACAGCCGTTTCATTTCACCGCCTCTTTGCCGGCGAAAACGCGCAAGATGCGGCGGTACCCTGTCCCTAAACGATATGGTTGTGTAGACGCTTCTTAACTTTTGGCGCCCTGTATTAAATCAGCTGTTTATGCGGCCGAATTTTCATCTCCACCACATCGCAACGCTCCGGTCGGGTGACCACGAAAAGCACAGCTTCGGCGATATCTTCCGCCATAAGCATTTCCTCCGCTTCGATTTTCTTCAGCTTCTCTTCGGCAGATTGTTCCTGCATGTCGGTATCAACGGCGCCGGGCTCAATCAGCGACACGCTTATGCCCTTAGGGTTCAATTCCTTCCTGACAGCCACGGCAAACCCCTGTATGCTTGATTTTGTGGCCACGTACACCGAACTCTTCGGTTCCCGGGTGTCTGCACTCATCGAACCAATGAAAATAATCTGCCCTCTCGTGCCTGCGGCTTCCATTCTCTTTGCCGCTTCCTGCGTGCAGGCGAGATAACCAAGTATGTTTACATTGACGATATACTGCAGCTCCTGGTAGTTGCCTTCCATGACGCCCTGGTACCCAATTGCAGCATTGTTGACCAGTATATCGATGCCGCCGTTGGCATCCACTTCGGAGAAGATCTTTTTAATACCATCTTCCGTGGCAACATCCGCCGTGAAACCGACGGGATCGCTGCCGGAAGCGGAAGCGCGGATATCTTCCAGCGCTTCGTTCATGGCCTTTTCATCCCTTCCGAAAATCAACACGCCCGCGCCTTCCGCCGCCAGCATGCGCGCAATTTCGCGCCCGATACCAGTAGTGCCCCCGGTAATGAGGACTTTCTTCCCTTCCAATGAGATGTATTGCCCCTGCAATGTTTTTCGGGCGGTTTGTTGTTCCTGCATAACCGGATATTTTAAAATTAAAAATAGCATGATGTAACATCACCACTCGGATTCCTTCCCGCCGGATGCGGGTTTCGTAAAATGTGTTTTTTGACGGTTCCGCCTGCCAGGCTGGCTGCTTTCAACCGGAAGATTACCTGTTTCCATAAAGTAGGCAAAGCTGAGGAGTTCCTCGCGGAGCATATCCCTGAACATCGGTGTAAACAACCGTGCCACGGATTCCCCGGCCGGTCCCAGGGGCGCGCGGTAAGTGATCACCGCCTGGATTTCGGTCTGCCCGTCCCCCGCATCGCGGAATTCCACTTTCCCTGCATTGTCCAGCACGCTGCCGGGGAGCGAATTCCAGCCCAGGAAAGTACCGTCTTCCTCTTTCACGATTTCCGCGTCCCATGACAGGATCGCCGGGAACCCGGGGAATTGCGCCACCCAATGCGACTGCCCGCCATCGCGCTCTTCCACGGATTGCAGGTGTTTCATGAACAACGGCAGGTTTTCCAACTTGCGCCAGAAGGCGTACACGACTTCCCGCGGCTTGTTAACGGTGATCGTGCTGCGGATATTGATATTCCGGACAGGATCCGGGAGCCGTTGCTTGCCGGCGGCGGTATAAAGCGGGCAATTGCCGGATATGGCGCGGTAAAGCAGGTAAGCGCCTGCCGCGCCTTTCAGCGCCCTGGCGCCAGGGTTCATTAAAGCCTTCCATACGAGCACGGCACCCGCCGCAGCGGATAGCACGCGCTCCATGTTCCCTACGTTCACAGGTGGTTTAGGCCCTGTACATGCATTTTCGTTCATACGGTTGTTGATTTGGTGTAGATGAATAATCGCCGCGCCTGGCCTCAGGGCTGGCCTTCGGTATCGGGATGCCTGTCCGTGTCATCGTCCTGCTCTTCGGCAAGGCTGTTATCTACCCGGTCCTGCTCGTCGATCACCGGTGAGCCATCTTCTTCCCGAACGGTGTCTCCGGGGATGTTTTGCGGGTCAACGGAGCCGCGTTCGGCTTCCTCACGCTTTACGGGCACTGTGGTGCCGTGGATTTCCTGTTGTTCGTTTTGCATCATAAAATGTTTTTAAAAAGATGAAATGCATTATGTCGATAACAACTGCAAACGCCGTGCGGATCGTAACAGCAGGAGAAACCGGTGTGGCTTCGTGTAAACCTTCCGCAAAGTGAGGATTAGCGTGGAAACAGCCGCAGGGCCGCGGTTGGATTCGGGCGGGAGATCCCGGAGGTATGGAGTTTGTACCCGTATATCCTGATCACCAATTCAATTCATCATGGGAAAAGACAGAGACGGGAAATACATCCCACCAAAAGGAAAACCCTCGGGAAAAGGCGATGAAGACGAGCTTGGGCTCCACCCCAACCTGGAAGGCACCACACTTGAACAAGACGGCGACATCACGCAGCGATATACGGAAAATGAGGAGAAGCCGGCGGCCAACGTGCGCGTGCTCCATCCCAACCGCAACGTCATGAAGGGAGAAGATGAACTGTCCGCCCCCAAGCCGCGCCCCGCGGCGGGAGCGCCTTTCCATTCCGGCAAGGGCCTTTCGCCGGAAGGGATCACGGAACTCAAATCCATCGACCGCGAAACCTTCACGGAAATGTCGGGCCATCGCGCGCCCTGGACCATTTCTTTATATCTTCCCACCCACAGCCGCGGCGTGGAAGTGAACGAGCAGCAAGACAGCATCGCGCTGAAGCACCTGGTCCGCCAGGTGGAACTGGCGCTCCTCAGCAACGGCGCGCCACGACACGAACTGGGGCCGCTCATGGAATGCGCCCGCATCATTGTGCACGACGACCAGTTCTGGCGCAACCAGCGCGAAGGGCTCGCCATCTTCCTCGCACCGGGCAATTGCCGATT
Above is a genomic segment from Chitinophaga pollutisoli containing:
- a CDS encoding AraC family transcriptional regulator codes for the protein MKAVQKARISPDSAFAVQHLHAPHFDPNWHFHAEYQLFVVLQGTGTRFIGDHVEPFSPGDLVFTGPDLPHLWRSDPEYFEGDRSRQTEGVVIYFHEDLLGPALLSKNEALRIRQLLNRSRRGIRFTGHTQLEAARRMEALPALRDFDRVLALLQLLDLLSHSESCHLLAGAGYTNALKAEDTERMNSVHAYVMQHFREKISLEAAAALANMTPTSFSRYFRTHANKTFSDFLSEIRIGYACKLLLEKEMDVAQIAYESGFQTLSNFNKQFRDLTSYSPLAYRRAYAESGYPGTNRNTMQ
- a CDS encoding SDR family oxidoreductase — encoded protein: MQEQQTARKTLQGQYISLEGKKVLITGGTTGIGREIARMLAAEGAGVLIFGRDEKAMNEALEDIRASASGSDPVGFTADVATEDGIKKIFSEVDANGGIDILVNNAAIGYQGVMEGNYQELQYIVNVNILGYLACTQEAAKRMEAAGTRGQIIFIGSMSADTREPKSSVYVATKSSIQGFAVAVRKELNPKGISVSLIEPGAVDTDMQEQSAEEKLKKIEAEEMLMAEDIAEAVLFVVTRPERCDVVEMKIRPHKQLI
- a CDS encoding YgaP-like transmembrane domain, encoding MNENACTGPKPPVNVGNMERVLSAAAGAVLVWKALMNPGARALKGAAGAYLLYRAISGNCPLYTAAGKQRLPDPVRNINIRSTITVNKPREVVYAFWRKLENLPLFMKHLQSVEERDGGQSHWVAQFPGFPAILSWDAEIVKEEDGTFLGWNSLPGSVLDNAGKVEFRDAGDGQTEIQAVITYRAPLGPAGESVARLFTPMFRDMLREELLSFAYFMETGNLPVESSQPGRRNRQKTHFTKPASGGKESEW